The Syngnathus typhle isolate RoL2023-S1 ecotype Sweden linkage group LG3, RoL_Styp_1.0, whole genome shotgun sequence genome window below encodes:
- the LOC133151762 gene encoding heart- and neural crest derivatives-expressed protein 2-like encodes MSLVSGFPHHPVMHHHDSHHYSLHAAATGRCHEDTGAPPYFTSWLISHADMSPTEYGLAPGYSPDYHCNGGTGAVGGLDPHHHHHHYGHGALVPGAGAISVNGAQVGMHHHHAHPRTVKRRPTANRKERRRTQSINSAFAELRECIPNVPADTKLSKIKTLRLATSYISYLMDILDKDGQHGDTQAFKAELKLTEAREERRKRDTVDVPKMASSSSCSSSSSLSLGDKKTKGRTGWPQHVWALELKQ; translated from the exons ATGAGTTTAGTATCAGGCTTTCCTCATCATCCGGTCATGCACCACCACGACAGCCACCACTACTCCCTGCACGCAGCCGCAACGGGTCGGTGTCACGAGGACACGGGAGCGCCTCCTTATTTCACGAGCTGGCTCATTAGTCACGCGGATATGTCGCCCACCGAATACGGCCTCGCGCCGGGCTACAGCCCTGATTACCACTGCAACGGTGGCACAGGGGCCGTAGGTGGCCTAGATcctcaccaccaccatcaccactacGGACACGGTGCTTTGGTTCCCGGAGCTGGCGCCATCTCTGTTAATGGAGCCCAGGTGGGTATGCATCACCACCACGCACATCCACGCACAGTAAAGCGGAGACCCACTGCAAACCGGAAAGAGAGACGGCGGACTCAAAGTATCAACTCGGCTTTCGCGGAACTGAGGGAGTGTATCCCCAATGTCCCCGCCGACACTAAGCTGTCCAAGATCAAGACGCTTCGGCTGGCTACCAGCTACATCTCCTACCTGATGGACATCCTGGACAAGGACGGCCAACACGGAGACACTCAGGCATTTAAGGCCGAGCTGAAGTTAACAGAGGCGCGGGAGGAGCGGAGGAAGCGGGACACG GTGGATGTCCCCAAGATGGCGTCATCGTCTTCTTGCTCGTCGTCGTCCTCATTGTCACTGGGAGACAAGAAGACTAAAGGGAGGACAGGATGGCCCCAGCACGTCTGGGCTCTGGAACTCAAGCAGTAA